The genomic segment GGGATAATAACATACTTATTTTTTATTTTATTTAACTGATCATAAATTGCTATTTCATTATTTCTATTTAAATAATCATCACAAAAAATATGAGATTCTTTGTAAAGGATGTTATTTTTAACATTTATTTTATTTGTTAGTCCTAATATTTTATTTTTATTCATATTAACCTCTAAAATATATATTATATATTTAATAGACAAAAAGGAATTAAATGAATAAGAAAACATTATGATTTGCTAGCTCCAATAAAGGTAAAATAAAAGATATTAAAAGTCTTTTGGGCTTGTTTGATATTAAGTTCTTAGATGAATTGCCTGATTATGTGGAACCAGAAGAAAATGGTGATACATTTGAAGCTAATGCAATAATAAAAGCTAAGAGCTTAAGTGAAGTTGTTGACGGGTGAGTTATATCAGATGATTCTGGTTTTTGTGTTGATGCTTTAAATGGATTTCCAGGAGTTCTTTCTAAAAGGTGGGCATATCCTGTAAGTGATGATGAAAAATTGTGTGAATTATTATTGGCAAAAATTAAAAAAGAAACAAATATGAGTAATTTAAAAGCCAATTTTACAACTTGTTTAGTTTTATATAATCACACTTTAAATAAACAATACATTTTCACTGGTTTGTGTGAAGGTCAACTAGGTGATAAAATAATAAAAGGTAATGATACTTTTGCATATGATTGAATTTTTAAACCAGATCAGTTTAATGTTTATTTTGCAGAATTATCAAGTGAATTAAAAAGAAAAATATCAGCAAGAGGTATTGCTGTAAAAAAGTTAATAGACTTTATAGAAAGTAAGGAATTTGAATATGAGTATTAATAAAAAAGTTAATGTTGTTTTATTTGAACCTGAAATTGCACAAAATGTAGCAGCAATTATTAGAACTTGTGTAGCTACTAATTCTGTTTTGCATATTATTGAACCATTAGGTTTTATTTTTAAAAAAGAAGAACTTAATCGTGCTAGTGCTGGAACATTTGATTTAGTTGACTATAAACTTTATGATGACTGAAACGATTTTGAATCACAAAATAAAAATATAAATTTATATTGTATTTCAAGATATGGTAAAAACACACACAGTGATTATGATTTTAATGAAAATAATGAAGAAGTTTTTGTAATGTTTGGGAAAGAATCAACAGGAATTGATAAACAAATCCTTAAAGAGAACTTTGATAAAACATTTAGATTACCTATGACAGAGCAAACCAGAAGTATTAATTTAGCTAATACTGTAGGTATTGTTGTTTATGAAATATTAAGACAATGAGATTATCCAGGTTTGAGTAAAACAGAAGTTCAAAAAGGTGCTGATTATATAATGAACGAAGAGTGAAGAAATGAAAAATAATCCAAAAAAAAGAATTGCATTGTTTGGGGGAAGTTTTGATCCAGTACACACTGATCATTTAAGTATGGCTTTAGCTTGTAAAGAAGATTTAAAATTTGATGAAATTTGAATGATCCCAACGTTTTTATCACCTTTTAAAATATCTGTTAATACAACTAACAAACATAGAATTGAAATGTTAAATATTATGATTGAAGGTTATGATTTTATTAAAATACAAGAATTTGAAATCAATAATAATAAGCCAACCCCAACAATTGAGACTGTGAAGCACTTTAAAAGCATTTATCCTGAATATGACTTTGCTTTTGTTATTGGGACTGATAACTTGGATAGATTAGAAGAATGAAATAATTTTTATGAGCTAATTGATTTAGTTGAATTTATTGTTTTCAAAAGAAGTGAAAATTTTAAAAGTAATATTGCAAAAAAATATAACTTTAAAATATATGATTTTAAAAACACTTTTTTAAGCTCAACTAACATTCGAAAATTAGTTGATATTGAAAACCAAGATAAAAGAATTAATCAGTATATAAATGATCATTTACTTTATTTGAATAAAAGACTAGAACCATTTTTAGACGAAGAAAGATACCAGCATTGTATAAATGTTGGGGAAATGGCTTATTTGTTGGCAATTAAACACAAAGTAAATGTACATAAAGCAAGAATTGCAGGAACTTTGCATGATGTTACCAAAAGATGACCAAAAGATAGACAATTAGAATATTTAAATAAGTATAACCCAGAATTAATAGAAGAACCATTTGCTGTTTGACATTCATATACTGGAGCTTTTCATTTAAAATATGATTGATTAATCACAGACCAAGAAATTATAAACGCAGTTTTTAATCACACTGTTGGAAGTGATAAAATGACTGATTTAGATATGGTTGTATTTTGTGCTGATAAAATTTCAAAGGAACGTAATTATGAAAATGTT from the Entomoplasma ellychniae genome contains:
- a CDS encoding non-canonical purine NTP pyrophosphatase, with the translated sequence MNKKTLWFASSNKGKIKDIKSLLGLFDIKFLDELPDYVEPEENGDTFEANAIIKAKSLSEVVDGWVISDDSGFCVDALNGFPGVLSKRWAYPVSDDEKLCELLLAKIKKETNMSNLKANFTTCLVLYNHTLNKQYIFTGLCEGQLGDKIIKGNDTFAYDWIFKPDQFNVYFAELSSELKRKISARGIAVKKLIDFIESKEFEYEY
- a CDS encoding nicotinate-nucleotide adenylyltransferase, coding for MKNNPKKRIALFGGSFDPVHTDHLSMALACKEDLKFDEIWMIPTFLSPFKISVNTTNKHRIEMLNIMIEGYDFIKIQEFEINNNKPTPTIETVKHFKSIYPEYDFAFVIGTDNLDRLEEWNNFYELIDLVEFIVFKRSENFKSNIAKKYNFKIYDFKNTFLSSTNIRKLVDIENQDKRINQYINDHLLYLNKRLEPFLDEERYQHCINVGEMAYLLAIKHKVNVHKARIAGTLHDVTKRWPKDRQLEYLNKYNPELIEEPFAVWHSYTGAFHLKYDWLITDQEIINAVFNHTVGSDKMTDLDMVVFCADKISKERNYENVNFFRAECFKDLKNGFKLLLEQQLINATQNKDVNNLGKNIFKTAKKYLKGDKRWN
- a CDS encoding tRNA (cytidine(34)-2'-O)-methyltransferase; protein product: MSINKKVNVVLFEPEIAQNVAAIIRTCVATNSVLHIIEPLGFIFKKEELNRASAGTFDLVDYKLYDDWNDFESQNKNINLYCISRYGKNTHSDYDFNENNEEVFVMFGKESTGIDKQILKENFDKTFRLPMTEQTRSINLANTVGIVVYEILRQWDYPGLSKTEVQKGADYIMNEEWRNEK